A single window of Intrasporangium calvum DSM 43043 DNA harbors:
- the thiE gene encoding thiamine phosphate synthase — translation MTQSPRPFPRLHVLTDTRGGRDPLREVRCAIATGRAAVQVRAKDHTDREVLALTTAILGLARPAGTLVIVDDRVDVALAAGADGVHLGATDLPVAEVRRVVPAGFVIGATVRTPDMARAAESAGATYLGAGPAHATTTKAGLPEPLGPPGLRAVTAATELPVIAIGGVTPELVPALLAAGAHGVAVVAALSEAADPAATAAALTAALVGPSDQCDGEPADGRIEVRP, via the coding sequence ATGACGCAGAGTCCCCGGCCGTTCCCACGGCTGCACGTCCTCACCGACACCCGCGGCGGTCGCGACCCCCTCCGCGAAGTGCGGTGCGCGATCGCCACCGGCCGGGCGGCGGTCCAGGTGCGGGCCAAGGACCACACGGACCGCGAGGTCCTCGCCCTCACCACCGCGATCCTCGGGCTGGCCCGTCCCGCAGGCACGCTCGTCATCGTGGATGACCGCGTCGACGTCGCGTTGGCCGCCGGCGCGGACGGCGTGCACCTCGGGGCCACCGACCTCCCCGTCGCGGAGGTCCGACGCGTCGTTCCCGCAGGCTTCGTCATCGGAGCCACGGTGCGCACCCCCGACATGGCCCGCGCCGCCGAGTCGGCCGGCGCCACCTATCTCGGCGCCGGACCGGCTCATGCGACGACCACCAAGGCCGGCCTCCCAGAGCCACTCGGACCACCCGGCCTCCGTGCCGTCACCGCAGCCACGGAGCTGCCCGTCATCGCGATCGGTGGTGTCACCCCCGAGCTCGTCCCCGCCCTGCTCGCCGCCGGCGCGCACGGCGTCGCCGTGGTCGCCGCGCTGTCCGAGGCAGCCGACCCGGCCGCGACGGCAGCGGCTCTCACCGCCGCGCTGGTCGGTCCGTCCGACCAGTGCGACGGCGAGCCGGCCGACGGTCGGATCGAGGTCCGCCCGTGA
- a CDS encoding glutamate-5-semialdehyde dehydrogenase, with amino-acid sequence MSHTIDPSVVEHVNQLADRARVASRRLAQLSRAEKDAALHALADALVVATPQILQANAQDLDRGRANGMSEALQDRLRLDEQRVAASAQGLRDIAALPDPVGEIVRGSTLPNGLQIRQVRVPMGVIGMIYEARPNVTVDAAGLGLKSGNAVILRGGSAAGATNWATVIALRLALAGQGLPEDAITLLGEGGRDAARALMTARGRVDLVIPRGGADLIQTVVRESTVPVIETGVGVCHVYVDRAADLDQAAAITTNAKTHRPSVCNAAESLLVHREVAADFLPKVLTDLANAQVKLHVTPDVRPYAEASSAAYAIASEQDFDTEWLALEMNVAVVDDLDAAMEHIRRHGSGHTEAIVTEDRAAARRFTAEVDAAVVMVNASTRFTDGGEFGFGAEIGISTQKLHARGPMALPELTTTKWIVEGDGQIR; translated from the coding sequence ATGTCCCACACCATCGACCCCTCGGTCGTCGAGCACGTCAACCAGCTCGCCGACCGGGCCCGCGTCGCCTCCCGCCGGCTCGCCCAGCTGAGCCGCGCCGAGAAGGACGCCGCCCTCCACGCGCTCGCCGACGCACTCGTCGTCGCCACCCCGCAGATCCTCCAGGCCAACGCCCAGGACCTCGACCGCGGCCGCGCCAACGGCATGAGCGAGGCCCTCCAGGACCGGCTCCGCCTCGACGAGCAGCGCGTCGCAGCCTCCGCCCAGGGCCTACGGGACATCGCGGCGCTGCCCGACCCGGTCGGCGAGATCGTCCGGGGCTCGACGCTGCCCAACGGGCTCCAGATCCGCCAGGTCCGGGTGCCGATGGGCGTCATCGGGATGATCTACGAGGCTCGGCCCAACGTCACCGTCGACGCAGCCGGACTCGGCCTGAAGTCGGGCAACGCAGTGATCCTCCGCGGCGGGTCAGCAGCCGGGGCCACGAACTGGGCCACCGTCATCGCGTTGCGCCTCGCCCTGGCCGGTCAGGGCCTGCCGGAGGACGCCATCACCCTCCTCGGAGAGGGCGGCCGCGACGCCGCCCGAGCCCTCATGACCGCGCGCGGCCGCGTCGACCTCGTCATCCCACGCGGGGGAGCCGACCTCATTCAGACCGTCGTGCGCGAGTCCACCGTCCCGGTCATCGAGACAGGGGTCGGGGTGTGCCACGTCTACGTCGACCGAGCCGCCGACCTCGACCAGGCCGCCGCGATCACGACCAACGCCAAGACGCACCGTCCGAGCGTGTGCAACGCGGCCGAGTCGCTGCTCGTCCACCGTGAGGTGGCCGCGGACTTCCTCCCCAAGGTGCTCACCGACCTCGCCAACGCGCAGGTGAAGCTGCACGTCACGCCCGACGTCAGGCCCTACGCGGAAGCCAGCTCAGCGGCATACGCCATCGCTTCGGAGCAGGACTTCGACACGGAGTGGCTCGCACTCGAGATGAACGTCGCCGTCGTCGACGACCTGGACGCGGCGATGGAGCACATCCGCCGACACGGCTCCGGGCACACCGAGGCCATCGTCACGGAGGACCGCGCAGCCGCACGGCGCTTCACGGCCGAGGTCGACGCAGCCGTGGTCATGGTCAACGCGAGCACCCGCTTCACCGACGGAGGCGAGTTCGGCTTCGGTGCCGAGATCGGGATCTCGACGCAGAAGCTGCACGCCCGGGGGCCGATGGCGCTGCCGGAGCTGACGACGACGAAGTGGATCGTCGAGGGCGACGGCCAGATCCGCTGA
- a CDS encoding class I SAM-dependent methyltransferase produces MEGTEVRKLAQLEGQHWWYRERRHLLAEAIRGLTPGRAIDIGAAGGGNTMVLQRAGWEATALEYSAEGAAVAHERGLPVLRSDATRLPLADDTQDLVVAFDILEHLADDDGAVREAHRVLKPSGTYLVAVPADPRLWSAHDEAVHHLRRYTRPELLALLERGGFVIDSVRSWNVLLRPVVAFRRRASTGSDLEDLHPIVNTGLRAIITAERYLPVGGLPGVSLLVTARPRQ; encoded by the coding sequence ATGGAGGGCACTGAGGTCCGCAAGCTCGCTCAGCTCGAGGGGCAGCACTGGTGGTACCGCGAGCGGCGACACCTGCTAGCGGAGGCGATCCGGGGCCTGACCCCCGGCCGGGCCATCGACATCGGGGCTGCCGGCGGCGGCAACACGATGGTGCTGCAACGCGCCGGCTGGGAGGCGACGGCTCTCGAGTACAGCGCCGAGGGCGCCGCCGTCGCGCACGAACGGGGGCTGCCGGTGCTCCGGTCCGACGCGACCCGCCTGCCCCTCGCCGACGACACCCAGGACCTCGTCGTCGCCTTCGACATCCTCGAGCACCTCGCCGACGACGACGGCGCCGTCCGCGAGGCCCACCGCGTGCTCAAGCCGAGCGGCACGTACCTCGTCGCCGTCCCCGCCGACCCACGGCTCTGGTCCGCACACGACGAGGCCGTGCACCACCTGCGCCGCTACACCCGTCCCGAGCTGCTCGCCCTCCTGGAGCGGGGCGGCTTCGTCATCGACAGCGTCCGCTCCTGGAACGTCCTGCTCCGACCCGTGGTGGCCTTCCGGCGGCGAGCCTCGACCGGCTCGGACCTCGAGGACCTGCACCCGATCGTCAACACGGGGCTGCGCGCCATCATCACCGCCGAGCGGTACCTGCCGGTGGGTGGCCTGCCCGGTGTCAGCCTGCTCGTCACGGCCCGCCCCCGGCAGTGA
- a CDS encoding glycosyltransferase family 2 protein: MVPELSVVIPMYNEEDVLPLLVQRLRPLLDGMDVAYEVVAVDDGSTDLTPALLHRYHREWPALRVLRLRANAGHQAAISAGLATARGAYVVTLDADLQDPPEVIPEMLSAARRDNVDVVYGVRSDRSSDTWFKRVSAQTFYRFIRVMSGTSAHADAGDFRLMSRATVDAVNSLPEHNRVLRFVVPALGFPSDTVEYKREERAAGSTKYPLIKMIRLSVDSLTGISTAPLRLATIAGFVGAVLALLLIGYGLVARAQGHTVAGWTSTVAVVAGVGAVQLVCVGILGEYIGRMYAQLQGRPTYFVAYDSLTESSPQHGPTDTPLPATPRDEHIPTQTVRADTDGSPGSPGTPARLR; this comes from the coding sequence ATGGTCCCCGAGCTGTCCGTCGTCATCCCCATGTACAACGAGGAGGACGTGCTCCCGCTGCTCGTCCAGCGGCTGCGTCCCCTCCTCGACGGCATGGACGTGGCGTACGAGGTGGTGGCCGTGGACGACGGCAGCACGGACCTGACTCCCGCCCTGCTGCACCGGTACCACCGCGAGTGGCCGGCCCTGCGCGTGCTCCGCCTCCGCGCCAACGCCGGGCACCAGGCCGCGATCTCGGCCGGCCTCGCCACCGCCCGGGGCGCCTACGTCGTCACGCTCGACGCGGACCTGCAGGACCCTCCCGAGGTCATCCCGGAGATGCTGTCGGCGGCGAGGCGGGACAACGTCGACGTCGTCTACGGCGTGCGCAGCGACCGGTCGTCGGACACGTGGTTCAAGCGGGTGTCGGCCCAGACCTTCTACCGGTTCATCCGGGTCATGTCCGGCACGTCGGCCCACGCGGATGCCGGGGACTTCCGCCTCATGTCGCGGGCCACGGTGGATGCCGTCAACAGTCTCCCGGAGCACAACCGGGTGCTCCGCTTCGTCGTGCCGGCACTCGGCTTCCCCTCGGACACCGTCGAGTACAAGCGTGAGGAGCGCGCGGCAGGATCGACGAAGTACCCGCTCATCAAGATGATCCGCCTCTCGGTCGACTCGCTGACGGGCATCTCGACGGCACCGTTGCGGCTCGCGACGATCGCCGGGTTCGTCGGCGCCGTCCTCGCTCTCCTGCTCATCGGATACGGGCTCGTCGCCCGCGCCCAGGGCCACACCGTGGCCGGCTGGACCTCCACGGTGGCCGTCGTCGCCGGGGTGGGCGCCGTGCAGCTGGTCTGCGTGGGCATCCTCGGTGAGTACATCGGCCGGATGTACGCGCAGCTGCAAGGGCGCCCGACCTACTTCGTCGCGTACGACTCCCTCACGGAGAGCTCGCCGCAGCACGGGCCGACCGACACGCCGCTGCCGGCCACGCCCCGTGACGAACACATCCCGACGCAGACCGTGCGGGCCGACACCGACGGCTCGCCCGGCTCGCCCGGCACGCCTGCGCGACTGCGCTGA
- the nadD gene encoding nicotinate-nucleotide adenylyltransferase, translating into MGGTFDPIHHGHLVAASEVQALFGLEQVIFVPTGQPWQKSHAEVSPAEHRYLMTVIATASNPRFTVSRVDIDRPGPTYTIDTLRDLRAELPDDELFFITGADALADILGWKDAERLWQLAHFIGVTRPGHLLSDKGLPEDRVTLQEVPAMAISSTDCRARVAEGEPVWYLVPDGVVQYINKYCLYTGGGCGAPPVEPLRARITSPRRTSVPLQGDQ; encoded by the coding sequence ATGGGTGGGACCTTCGACCCCATCCACCATGGCCACCTCGTGGCGGCCAGCGAGGTGCAGGCCCTGTTCGGACTCGAGCAGGTCATCTTCGTCCCCACCGGCCAGCCCTGGCAGAAGTCGCACGCCGAGGTCTCCCCGGCCGAGCACCGCTACCTCATGACGGTGATCGCGACGGCGTCCAACCCGCGGTTCACCGTGAGCCGCGTCGACATCGACCGACCCGGGCCGACCTACACGATCGACACGCTCCGCGACCTGCGCGCCGAGCTGCCCGACGACGAGCTGTTCTTCATCACCGGCGCTGACGCGCTCGCCGACATCCTCGGGTGGAAGGACGCCGAGCGGCTCTGGCAGCTCGCGCACTTCATCGGCGTCACGCGCCCTGGGCACCTGCTCTCGGACAAGGGCCTTCCCGAGGACCGTGTCACCCTGCAGGAGGTGCCGGCGATGGCGATCAGCTCGACGGACTGCCGCGCCCGGGTGGCCGAGGGGGAGCCGGTCTGGTACCTCGTCCCCGATGGCGTCGTCCAGTACATCAACAAGTACTGCCTCTACACCGGCGGAGGGTGTGGGGCGCCACCCGTCGAGCCCCTCCGGGCGCGGATCACCTCGCCCCGACGCACCTCAGTTCCTCTGCAAGGAGACCAGTGA
- the rsfS gene encoding ribosome silencing factor — translation MTATNHALQLAKAAADAAEEKIAERVTAIDVSDQMPLTDVFVIASAPSERQIGAIVDEVEDRLRELGSKPIRREGERDGRWVLIDFGDIIVHIQHEDEREYYALERLWKDCPEIDLTAIESPARPGASSSPDGSDGSDGSDGSGATP, via the coding sequence GTGACAGCAACAAACCATGCGCTCCAGCTCGCCAAGGCGGCTGCCGACGCCGCCGAGGAGAAGATCGCCGAGCGGGTGACGGCCATCGACGTCAGCGACCAGATGCCACTGACCGATGTCTTCGTCATCGCCTCGGCGCCCTCCGAGCGACAGATCGGCGCCATCGTCGACGAGGTCGAGGACCGGCTCCGCGAGCTGGGGTCCAAGCCGATCCGGCGCGAGGGGGAACGCGACGGGCGCTGGGTCCTCATCGACTTCGGCGACATCATCGTGCACATCCAGCACGAGGACGAGCGCGAGTACTACGCGCTCGAGCGGCTGTGGAAGGACTGCCCTGAGATCGACCTGACGGCGATCGAGTCCCCGGCCCGGCCTGGTGCGTCCAGCTCCCCGGACGGGTCGGACGGGTCGGACGGGTCGGACGGGTCGGGCGCCACGCCGTGA
- a CDS encoding histidine phosphatase family protein encodes MRHAETVDNAARVWQGHKDTELSETGRAQVAAAAPHLAAYRPALLVSSDLQRAAATADAIASLAGLEVRLDARLREVHVGEWQGLHADEVRARYPETIAALDRGEDVPRGVTGETRAEVAHRVGQSVREVERELLPGETALIVAHGVSGRIAATDLVGLDQDVSDAVFRGIDNCHWIELVEGSKSFSAMSRWRISGWNLGPWKA; translated from the coding sequence ATGCGCCACGCAGAGACCGTGGACAACGCCGCCCGGGTCTGGCAGGGCCACAAGGACACCGAGCTCTCCGAGACGGGCCGGGCCCAGGTGGCGGCGGCTGCGCCGCACCTGGCTGCCTACCGACCTGCCCTGCTCGTGTCCAGCGACCTGCAGCGTGCGGCGGCGACGGCCGATGCCATCGCCTCCCTGGCGGGCCTCGAGGTGCGACTCGACGCGCGCCTCCGTGAGGTCCATGTCGGCGAGTGGCAGGGGCTGCACGCCGATGAGGTGAGGGCGAGGTACCCGGAGACGATCGCCGCGCTCGACCGTGGCGAGGACGTGCCGCGGGGCGTCACGGGGGAGACCCGGGCCGAGGTGGCCCACCGCGTGGGGCAGTCCGTCCGGGAGGTCGAGCGGGAGCTCCTGCCCGGCGAGACGGCGCTCATCGTGGCGCACGGGGTGTCCGGCCGGATCGCCGCGACCGACCTGGTCGGGCTCGACCAGGACGTTTCGGATGCCGTGTTCCGCGGGATCGACAACTGCCACTGGATCGAGCTCGTCGAGGGCAGCAAGAGCTTCAGCGCGATGTCGCGATGGCGGATCTCGGGGTGGAACCTCGGCCCGTGGAAGGCGTGA
- a CDS encoding AMP-binding protein has product MTDHVRPEEHADPVAAVLSARRTGAALSLTTSGSTGPTPRRVLRTTESWWGCFPAYSDLTGVRRGARVWVPGTLRSTMNLFAAVHAAWAGAELVAGAQSATHACLTPAQLERRGSDLPAGARIVVAGAGLPDGVAAAARQRGLRIDHYYGAAELSFVAASDAGDGRLRPFPGVEVEVRDEPVTGTIWVRSDWVCDGYDGPPGSLRRAEDGWASVGDLGRLDGSVLTVLGRPDAVVTAGATVLVSDVEAVLHPVARGTVVVHGVPHPSLGEVVAVTLTDGRDRAGLEHVARARLPVSHRPRVWRVVPELPLTEAGKVDRAALGR; this is encoded by the coding sequence ATGACGGACCACGTCCGGCCGGAGGAGCACGCCGACCCGGTCGCCGCGGTGCTCTCGGCCCGCCGCACCGGCGCAGCGCTGTCGCTCACCACCTCGGGGAGCACCGGCCCGACCCCCCGGCGGGTGCTGCGCACGACGGAGTCCTGGTGGGGGTGCTTCCCCGCCTACTCGGACCTGACCGGGGTGCGGCGTGGAGCGCGGGTCTGGGTGCCCGGCACCCTGCGGTCGACGATGAACCTCTTCGCGGCGGTGCATGCCGCCTGGGCCGGTGCCGAGCTCGTCGCCGGCGCGCAGTCGGCGACCCACGCGTGCCTGACCCCCGCCCAGCTGGAGCGGCGTGGGAGTGATCTGCCAGCGGGCGCGCGGATCGTGGTCGCCGGGGCCGGGCTCCCCGACGGAGTGGCCGCGGCGGCCCGGCAGCGTGGTCTGCGGATCGACCACTACTACGGGGCGGCCGAGCTGAGCTTCGTCGCCGCGTCCGACGCCGGTGACGGCCGGCTGCGTCCCTTCCCGGGGGTTGAGGTGGAGGTCCGCGACGAGCCGGTCACGGGGACCATCTGGGTGCGGTCCGACTGGGTCTGCGACGGCTACGACGGGCCGCCGGGTTCGCTGCGACGCGCCGAGGACGGCTGGGCGTCGGTGGGCGACCTCGGGCGGCTCGACGGAAGCGTGCTCACGGTCCTCGGGCGGCCTGACGCCGTCGTGACCGCGGGCGCCACGGTGCTCGTCTCCGATGTCGAAGCCGTGCTGCATCCCGTCGCACGCGGGACCGTTGTCGTCCACGGCGTGCCCCACCCGAGCCTCGGCGAGGTCGTCGCGGTCACCCTGACCGATGGGCGGGACCGGGCCGGCCTGGAGCACGTGGCTCGGGCCCGGCTGCCCGTCAGCCACCGGCCTCGAGTGTGGCGCGTCGTCCCTGAGCTGCCCCTGACCGAGGCCGGCAAGGTCGACCGTGCCGCGCTGGGGAGGTGA
- a CDS encoding thiolase family protein, giving the protein MTEAFIVAARRTPIGTAGRGLAGVSAAALGAAVVAAVATELGSQPAEVILGNCMGPGGDVARVASLTAGLPAAVPAITVDRQCASGLAAIELAARLVSAGSGPIVAGGVESASTAPWRSWPPQDGRPPQRYERAPFAPLPDDIDMGLAADLLALERGVTRERQDAYAAESHARAVLAAARGEFDDEIVQVGGILADERPKPALTPQLLARFPAAFREGGTVTVGNSCGVNDGAAAVGIVRAVRGTAVGRPGLRVLGAASAGVNPGRPGLGLVPAVELALAEAGLGIDDLDVVEVNEAFAGQVLACCDALGLDPGRVCPGGGALALGHPWGASGAVLVVRLFTQLVRQDRGRYGLAAIAAGGGQGTAVVVEACR; this is encoded by the coding sequence ATGACCGAGGCGTTCATCGTCGCGGCGCGCCGCACGCCGATCGGCACGGCGGGTCGCGGCCTCGCCGGCGTGTCGGCCGCCGCGCTCGGAGCTGCGGTCGTCGCAGCCGTGGCAACGGAGCTCGGGAGCCAGCCGGCCGAGGTGATCCTCGGCAACTGCATGGGGCCGGGTGGCGATGTCGCCCGGGTGGCCAGCCTCACTGCGGGCCTCCCTGCAGCCGTCCCGGCGATCACCGTGGACCGCCAGTGCGCCAGTGGGCTGGCGGCCATCGAGCTCGCGGCGCGGCTCGTCAGCGCCGGCTCAGGACCCATCGTCGCGGGTGGGGTCGAGAGCGCGTCGACGGCTCCCTGGCGCTCCTGGCCGCCGCAGGACGGGCGGCCGCCACAGCGCTATGAGCGGGCGCCGTTCGCGCCGCTCCCGGACGACATCGACATGGGGCTGGCCGCCGACCTGCTCGCGCTCGAGCGTGGCGTCACCCGCGAGCGACAGGACGCGTATGCCGCCGAGTCCCACGCGCGCGCCGTGCTGGCTGCCGCGCGGGGCGAGTTCGACGACGAGATCGTCCAGGTGGGCGGCATCCTCGCGGACGAGCGGCCCAAGCCGGCCTTGACCCCGCAGCTCCTGGCTCGTTTCCCAGCCGCCTTCCGGGAGGGCGGCACCGTGACGGTGGGCAACTCGTGCGGCGTCAACGACGGGGCGGCCGCGGTCGGCATCGTGCGGGCGGTCCGGGGGACCGCGGTCGGCCGGCCGGGCCTTCGGGTCCTCGGGGCGGCGTCGGCGGGCGTGAATCCGGGCCGACCTGGACTGGGGCTCGTCCCCGCCGTGGAGCTCGCCCTGGCCGAGGCCGGCCTCGGGATCGACGACCTCGACGTCGTCGAGGTCAACGAGGCGTTTGCGGGGCAGGTCCTCGCCTGCTGTGACGCGCTCGGGCTGGACCCGGGTCGCGTGTGCCCCGGAGGTGGCGCTCTGGCGCTCGGCCACCCGTGGGGAGCGAGCGGCGCTGTCCTCGTCGTGCGCCTGTTCACCCAGCTCGTGCGTCAGGACCGGGGCCGGTACGGCCTGGCTGCGATCGCGGCCGGCGGCGGTCAGGGCACCGCCGTGGTGGTGGAAGCATGCCGGTGA